In Candidatus Hydrogenedentota bacterium, a genomic segment contains:
- a CDS encoding (2Fe-2S)-binding protein codes for MMVRLRVNGVEVLVNGGASLLDAARAAGYDVPTLCHLKKTGALTACMVCVVRDLATGRTLPSCAARAEEGMDIATDDDGLRAARREALSLILNEHAGDCEGPCARICPAGLNVPRMLRLLQAGEVGAAARMARRDLVFPATLGRVCTAPCERVCRRTQYDGAVAIRTSHGIAAETFLDAPVEPGFCAAPTGKSAGVVGAGLAGLAAARELVSRGHACRIYEKTGGACAGLRAVSPEKLPPAVLDAEIAAVLELGVEARFNCAVGADLSLDELLQEHDAVIIACGMAAPRDPRVFTAVEEPLHVRAVGSGKRAAAHADAWLSDRPAPVDKPFNSMLGRLEEAELADYAVERRLPEAEGPDGLVREAARCLHCDCLKLASCKLRRYAEEHGLGPQMKRTLPRPAVSPILRAGRVLFEPGKCIRCGICVALTAASEGPGMTFTGRGLASRVGPALGATLAEGLGGLAETCVRVCPTAALAFDGTEESE; via the coding sequence ATGATGGTCCGGTTGCGCGTCAACGGCGTGGAGGTGCTGGTCAACGGGGGGGCGTCGCTGCTCGATGCGGCGCGCGCCGCCGGGTATGACGTGCCCACCCTGTGTCACCTGAAGAAGACCGGCGCGCTGACGGCGTGCATGGTCTGCGTGGTCCGTGATCTTGCCACGGGCCGCACCCTGCCCTCCTGCGCCGCGCGGGCGGAGGAGGGGATGGACATCGCCACGGACGATGACGGGCTGCGGGCGGCGCGGCGCGAGGCGCTGTCGCTGATCCTCAACGAGCACGCGGGCGACTGCGAGGGTCCGTGCGCGCGCATCTGCCCCGCCGGGCTGAACGTGCCGCGCATGCTGCGCCTGCTCCAGGCCGGGGAGGTCGGGGCCGCCGCGCGGATGGCCCGGCGCGACCTGGTCTTTCCCGCCACGCTGGGGCGCGTCTGCACCGCGCCGTGCGAGCGGGTATGCCGCAGGACGCAGTACGACGGCGCCGTCGCCATCCGCACCTCGCACGGGATTGCCGCCGAGACCTTTCTGGACGCGCCCGTGGAGCCCGGTTTTTGCGCGGCCCCCACGGGGAAGTCCGCGGGCGTTGTGGGCGCGGGGCTGGCGGGGCTGGCGGCCGCGCGGGAACTGGTCAGCCGCGGCCACGCCTGCCGTATTTACGAGAAAACGGGCGGGGCCTGCGCCGGACTGCGCGCCGTGTCCCCGGAGAAGCTGCCCCCGGCGGTGCTGGACGCGGAAATCGCGGCGGTGCTGGAGCTGGGTGTGGAGGCGCGGTTCAACTGCGCCGTCGGCGCGGACCTGTCCCTGGACGAACTGCTCCAGGAGCATGACGCCGTGATCATCGCCTGCGGCATGGCCGCGCCGCGCGACCCGCGCGTGTTCACCGCCGTGGAGGAGCCGCTGCATGTGCGGGCCGTGGGTTCGGGCAAGCGCGCCGCCGCGCATGCGGACGCCTGGCTGTCGGACCGGCCCGCCCCGGTGGACAAGCCGTTCAACTCGATGCTGGGGCGGCTGGAGGAGGCGGAACTGGCGGACTACGCCGTGGAGCGGAGGCTGCCGGAGGCGGAGGGCCCGGACGGGCTGGTCCGCGAGGCGGCGCGCTGCCTGCACTGCGACTGCCTTAAACTGGCCTCGTGCAAACTGCGGCGGTACGCCGAGGAGCACGGGCTCGGCCCGCAGATGAAACGGACCCTGCCCCGGCCCGCCGTGTCGCCCATCCTGCGCGCGGGCCGCGTTCTCTTTGAGCCGGGCAAGTGCATCCGCTGCGGCATCTGCGTGGCGCTCACCGCCGCGTCGGAGGGGCCGGGCATGACCTTCACCGGTCGCGGACTCGCCTCGCGGGTGGGTCCGGCCCTCGGCGCGACCCTTGCGGAGGGGCTGGGCGGTCTGGCGGAGACCTGTGTGCGGGTCTGCCCGACGGCCGCGCTGGCCTTCGACGGCACGGAGGAGTCGGAATGA
- a CDS encoding glycosyltransferase family 4 protein translates to MRILHLVPGSGGTFYCQNCLRDRALVRALRRHGHDVIMAPLYLPMCGGDAATDTDAPIFFGGINVYLREKVPLFRHFPGWAGRLLDAPWMLRRASKKEGSTSAADLGPMTLSMLNGRDGNQGREFDRLLEWVSGQDRPDIVHVSNALLLGLAPALREATGAAVVCSLQDEEPWVDAMRPPFDRLVWEAMSRLAESVDAFAATSQWYADRMIGRMRLDPVRVRVVPPGVELSSGGAPPPVPLLPPTLGYLSRINPSLGFDTLLEAFLILRREPSFATLRLSATGGVTPADRPYVAGVKRMLEERRLMGAVDINESFHSVPGDEFFGDITVLASPTPGGEAFGMQLLEAMSRGIPVVQPRVGSYPEILRAGGGVLYEPNDAEGLAAALRELFADTKRITELGREAHAAVLAHFSMDRMVRDTLELYASVRPEAAP, encoded by the coding sequence ATGAGAATCCTGCACCTGGTTCCGGGCAGCGGCGGCACCTTCTACTGCCAGAACTGCCTTCGCGACCGCGCGCTGGTGCGCGCGCTGCGCCGCCACGGCCACGACGTGATCATGGCGCCCCTCTACCTGCCGATGTGCGGCGGCGACGCCGCGACGGACACGGACGCGCCCATTTTCTTCGGGGGCATCAACGTGTACCTGCGCGAGAAGGTGCCGCTGTTCCGGCACTTTCCGGGCTGGGCGGGCCGGCTGCTGGACGCGCCGTGGATGCTGCGTCGCGCCTCAAAAAAGGAGGGTTCGACCAGCGCGGCGGACCTCGGTCCGATGACGCTCTCGATGCTCAACGGGAGGGACGGCAACCAGGGCCGGGAGTTTGACCGCCTGCTGGAATGGGTCTCGGGCCAGGACCGTCCCGACATTGTGCACGTGTCCAACGCGCTGTTGCTCGGGCTGGCCCCCGCCCTGCGCGAGGCGACGGGCGCGGCGGTGGTGTGCAGCCTTCAGGACGAGGAGCCCTGGGTGGACGCGATGCGCCCGCCTTTTGACCGGCTGGTGTGGGAGGCGATGTCCAGGCTCGCCGAAAGTGTGGACGCCTTCGCCGCCACCAGCCAATGGTATGCGGACCGCATGATTGGGCGCATGCGCCTCGACCCGGTGCGGGTGCGCGTGGTGCCGCCCGGCGTGGAGCTTTCCAGCGGGGGGGCGCCGCCGCCGGTGCCGCTGCTGCCGCCGACCCTCGGGTATCTCTCGCGCATCAATCCGTCGCTGGGCTTTGACACCCTGCTGGAGGCCTTCCTGATCCTCCGGCGCGAGCCGTCCTTCGCGACGCTGCGCCTTTCCGCCACGGGCGGGGTCACCCCCGCCGACCGGCCCTATGTGGCGGGGGTGAAGCGGATGCTGGAGGAGCGCCGCCTGATGGGCGCGGTGGACATCAACGAGTCCTTTCACTCCGTGCCGGGGGATGAGTTTTTCGGCGACATCACCGTGCTGGCCTCGCCCACGCCCGGGGGCGAGGCGTTCGGCATGCAACTGCTGGAGGCCATGTCGCGGGGCATCCCCGTGGTGCAGCCCCGCGTCGGCTCCTACCCGGAAATACTCCGGGCGGGGGGCGGGGTGCTCTACGAGCCGAACGACGCGGAGGGGCTGGCCGCCGCCCTGCGCGAACTCTTCGCGGACACGAAACGGATCACCGAACTGGGGCGCGAGGCCCACGCCGCCGTGCTGGCGCATTTCAGCATGGACCGCATGGTCCGCGACACGCTGGAACTGTACGCGTCGGTGCGTCCGGAGGCCGCGCCGTGA
- a CDS encoding PQQ-binding-like beta-propeller repeat protein, whose translation MSRPFILAATATALVCAAMMLYLLVRDASPRAAGTPPAQEPPRQAEAPAPPVIETAGEWNTYHGDHLLRGVAEAKIPEAPEVLWRLKTGAPVRQTPVVHDGRLFAVTARGEVIAADLDGKELWRRELFRPDTADGKPARLGLEAPPLAFDGMVVLGSDEGVLLALDAATGEERWRRTLDGTVRGAPNWLPGVNRLFVLEQSAGVLYCLDAATGAEQWRAPGVERSDSTPSVSEKAIVFGSCAGALHVRSPENGESLFDIKIEGDGQVAGGVALDGVLAYAGARGGMMIAADTETGAILWTNEEARMEVFSTAAVNGDWVVFASHDGVVYALDRATGKTRWTHDTGGMPLSPVIVGDKVAVSADGTLFLLRLEDGAMIWSLELGDEITGPAVTRRGLYVGGEDGTIVALGDASMAGTAMPRGTGVPSVETAAVLPVNMPRGTGVPPVNDLEAAHGQ comes from the coding sequence GTGAGCCGCCCGTTCATCCTCGCGGCGACGGCAACCGCCCTGGTGTGCGCGGCCATGATGCTGTACCTCCTGGTGCGGGACGCATCGCCCCGCGCGGCGGGGACGCCGCCGGCACAGGAACCGCCCCGGCAGGCGGAGGCCCCCGCGCCGCCGGTTATTGAAACCGCAGGCGAGTGGAACACCTACCACGGGGACCACCTGCTGCGCGGGGTGGCGGAGGCGAAAATTCCGGAGGCGCCGGAGGTGCTGTGGCGGCTGAAGACGGGCGCGCCCGTCCGCCAGACACCCGTGGTTCATGACGGGCGGCTTTTCGCCGTGACCGCGCGGGGTGAGGTCATCGCGGCGGATTTGGACGGGAAGGAACTGTGGCGGAGGGAACTGTTCCGGCCCGACACGGCGGACGGCAAACCCGCCCGGCTCGGGCTGGAGGCGCCGCCGCTGGCCTTTGACGGGATGGTGGTGCTCGGCTCGGACGAGGGCGTGCTGCTGGCGCTGGACGCGGCCACGGGGGAGGAGCGCTGGCGGCGCACCCTGGACGGCACCGTGCGCGGCGCGCCGAACTGGCTGCCGGGGGTGAACCGTCTCTTCGTGCTGGAGCAGTCCGCCGGGGTGCTCTATTGCCTTGACGCGGCGACAGGCGCGGAACAGTGGCGGGCGCCGGGGGTGGAGCGCAGCGACAGCACCCCCTCCGTGTCGGAAAAGGCCATCGTCTTCGGCAGTTGCGCCGGGGCGCTGCATGTGCGGTCGCCGGAAAACGGCGAAAGCCTTTTCGACATCAAAATCGAGGGCGACGGCCAGGTCGCGGGCGGGGTCGCGCTGGACGGCGTGCTGGCCTATGCGGGCGCGCGCGGCGGCATGATGATCGCCGCGGACACGGAGACCGGCGCGATACTCTGGACCAATGAGGAGGCGCGCATGGAGGTTTTCAGCACGGCCGCAGTCAATGGGGACTGGGTGGTCTTCGCCAGCCATGACGGGGTGGTGTACGCGCTGGACCGGGCCACGGGCAAGACCCGCTGGACCCATGACACGGGGGGCATGCCGCTCTCCCCGGTCATCGTGGGGGACAAGGTGGCCGTCTCGGCGGACGGCACGCTCTTCCTCCTGCGGCTGGAGGACGGCGCGATGATTTGGTCCCTGGAACTGGGCGATGAAATCACCGGTCCCGCCGTGACGCGGCGCGGGCTGTATGTGGGCGGCGAGGACGGCACGATTGTGGCGCTCGGGGACGCCTCCATGGCTGGGACGGCCATGCCACGGGGCACGGGCGTCCCGTCCGTGGAGACCGCAGCCGTTCTGCCCGTGAATATGCCACGTGGCACGGGCGTCCCGCCCGTGAATGATCTGGAGGCCGCCCATGGGCAATGA
- a CDS encoding ABC transporter ATP-binding protein, whose translation MGNDTPLLELRDVSRAYPAPAGPLPVLRGVSLRLGAGESLAVAGPSGCGKSTLLNIMGTLDSPDSGQVLINGVDTAALDARGLARLRNKSIGFVFQFHHLLPQCTVLENVLVPVLDAADAAPARDRAVELLEQVGLADRKDHRPGELSGGERQRAAVVRALINRPALLLADEPTGALNEAAAESLADLLVGLQKDRGMALVVVTHAPAIAKRFGRVCELHGGVPVFGG comes from the coding sequence ATGGGCAATGACACGCCGTTGCTGGAACTGCGGGACGTGTCCCGCGCCTACCCCGCCCCGGCGGGGCCCCTGCCGGTGCTGCGCGGGGTGAGCCTGCGCCTCGGCGCGGGCGAGTCTCTGGCCGTGGCGGGTCCGTCGGGCTGCGGCAAGAGCACCCTGTTGAACATCATGGGCACCCTGGACAGCCCCGACTCGGGGCAGGTGCTCATCAACGGGGTGGACACGGCCGCGCTGGACGCGCGGGGTCTGGCCCGGCTGCGGAACAAGTCAATCGGCTTTGTCTTCCAGTTTCACCACCTTCTGCCGCAGTGCACCGTCCTCGAAAACGTGCTGGTGCCGGTGCTGGACGCGGCGGACGCCGCCCCGGCGCGGGACCGCGCGGTGGAACTGCTCGAACAGGTGGGGCTGGCGGACCGCAAAGACCACCGCCCCGGCGAGCTCTCGGGCGGCGAGCGGCAGCGGGCCGCCGTGGTGCGCGCCCTCATCAACCGGCCCGCGCTGCTGCTGGCGGACGAGCCGACGGGCGCGCTGAACGAGGCGGCGGCGGAGTCCCTGGCGGACCTGCTGGTGGGGCTTCAGAAAGACCGGGGCATGGCGCTGGTGGTGGTCACCCACGCCCCGGCCATCGCGAAACGTTTCGGGCGCGTCTGCGAACTGCACGGGGGCGTGCCCGTGTTCGGGGGCTGA
- a CDS encoding ABC transporter permease, producing the protein MNLPRLALRGVAHHRRMHLGLLTGTLLACAVLSGALVVGDSVRKTLRGIALARLGGTVQALDWGERHFAQDLAESLAGETGADTTAALTVRAMAGPPPGGAVRDQINRARVYGVDRDFWDIVSPGEQIPELGPQEALVNESVAGRLGLRPGDDVALRVPRPSGMPLDAPLARGGDQDSITALVTVRAVLPDTMGGRFSLAADQAAPGNLFVDRNWLQELLELPQQANLLLTGGDLDADAVQSALARVWRPEQAGFSIRTADAGVVQLESSRIFLEDAVVRAVRELPGAQPALTYLVNRIGHGDKSTPYSFVAAGPVPPGTPEGAVVVGRWLADTLGVAPGGTLDMEWYELGSSNEFITRRGEFPVHAVLPMEDLAEERALAPRFPGLSDVDSCRDWDIGMPLEEEALDDPANEEYWKTYGQTPKLMVSFETGEKMWGGRFGAVMAVRFPAGTTDADTLSRELRARVNPEDIGLAFMPVRELALRAVDQAMDFGGLFTGMSFFLIIAALVLLGLLFAHGMQRRAVEMGTLLALGWTPRRVRALFLLESLPALLAGVALGTLAGGGYAWLLMAGLARFWPGAVAGAALRFHAGGAALATGAAASLACALAVVALSLWRAGRHDARTLLTRDFASVAQASPPASTVTQASPPASPVTQASPPASPVTQASPPASSSSWLARLSWLGVAVALSGAAAILLLRPENPSGAFFGIGFLLLMALLGHYARLLGWMARRPAPARPRWWKTALTQLARRRGRSLGVAVMTACGCFLVLSVSAMRANMALHADGRASGTGGFGVYAETTLPVRGEAAALFGAEPGAVLPLRMRDGEDAGCLNLNRAQSPRLLGVDPARLAEKGAFGPPELWALLDAPLSDGAIPALVGDSDTAMWGLQAVTDPERGTTLEYRADDGRTVPVRLVGRLPMRLSVFQGMLLVSEENFTRLYPGEAGHRAFLLDTPSAAAEETAARLNREHARLGIEAQSAVARLREFYAVETAYLAMFLVLGGLGMALGAGGAGVVVLRNLFERRAELALLLALGYTPARLRLMLGVEHGALVAAGILLGAAAAAVAVVPLIALSQTTVSPIALAGVFLGVTAAYLLAVAVALAFGLRGVSVGDLRGE; encoded by the coding sequence ATGAACCTTCCGCGTCTCGCCCTGCGCGGCGTTGCCCACCACCGGCGCATGCACCTCGGACTGCTGACGGGCACCCTGCTCGCCTGCGCGGTCCTGTCGGGCGCGCTGGTCGTGGGGGACTCCGTGCGGAAGACCCTGCGCGGCATCGCACTGGCACGGCTCGGGGGCACGGTCCAGGCGCTGGACTGGGGGGAACGGCATTTCGCGCAGGACCTGGCGGAAAGCCTCGCGGGGGAGACGGGCGCGGACACAACGGCGGCGCTGACCGTGCGCGCCATGGCGGGGCCGCCGCCGGGCGGCGCCGTCCGCGACCAGATTAACCGTGCGCGGGTATACGGGGTGGACCGGGACTTTTGGGACATTGTCTCTCCGGGGGAACAGATTCCGGAACTTGGGCCGCAGGAGGCCCTCGTCAACGAGAGCGTGGCGGGGCGCCTCGGCCTGCGGCCCGGCGACGATGTGGCGCTCCGGGTGCCGCGCCCCTCGGGCATGCCCCTGGACGCGCCCCTTGCGCGGGGGGGCGACCAGGACTCCATCACCGCCCTCGTCACGGTCCGGGCGGTGCTGCCGGATACCATGGGCGGACGCTTCAGCCTCGCGGCGGACCAGGCCGCGCCGGGCAATCTATTCGTGGACCGGAACTGGCTTCAGGAACTCCTGGAACTCCCGCAACAGGCCAATCTGCTGCTCACCGGCGGGGACCTGGATGCGGATGCGGTCCAGTCCGCCCTGGCCCGCGTGTGGCGGCCCGAACAGGCCGGATTCAGCATTCGCACCGCCGATGCCGGTGTCGTGCAGTTGGAGTCCTCCCGCATCTTCCTGGAGGATGCCGTGGTGCGCGCTGTCCGGGAACTGCCGGGCGCGCAGCCCGCGCTCACCTACCTGGTGAACCGCATCGGCCACGGGGACAAGAGCACGCCCTACTCCTTCGTGGCGGCGGGGCCCGTGCCGCCGGGGACGCCCGAGGGCGCGGTGGTCGTCGGCCGGTGGCTCGCGGACACCCTGGGGGTGGCGCCCGGCGGCACCCTGGACATGGAATGGTACGAATTGGGTTCGTCCAACGAGTTCATCACGCGGCGGGGCGAGTTTCCGGTCCATGCCGTGCTGCCCATGGAGGATTTGGCGGAGGAACGCGCCCTCGCGCCGCGTTTCCCCGGCCTCAGCGACGTGGACAGTTGCCGCGACTGGGACATCGGCATGCCGCTGGAGGAGGAGGCCCTGGACGACCCGGCGAACGAGGAATACTGGAAGACCTACGGCCAGACACCAAAACTGATGGTGTCTTTTGAGACGGGGGAAAAAATGTGGGGCGGGCGCTTCGGCGCGGTCATGGCCGTGCGTTTCCCCGCCGGAACCACGGACGCGGACACGCTGTCCCGTGAACTGCGGGCGCGGGTGAACCCCGAAGACATCGGCCTGGCCTTCATGCCGGTGCGGGAACTGGCGTTGCGCGCCGTGGACCAGGCGATGGATTTCGGCGGGCTCTTCACGGGGATGAGCTTTTTCCTGATCATCGCGGCGCTGGTGCTGCTGGGTCTGCTCTTCGCCCACGGCATGCAGCGGCGCGCGGTGGAAATGGGCACGCTTCTGGCCCTCGGCTGGACCCCGCGCCGCGTCCGCGCCCTCTTCCTGCTCGAGTCCCTGCCCGCGCTGCTGGCGGGGGTGGCCCTCGGCACGCTGGCCGGGGGCGGCTATGCCTGGCTGCTCATGGCCGGACTCGCCCGGTTCTGGCCCGGCGCCGTGGCGGGCGCGGCCCTGCGCTTCCACGCGGGCGGCGCGGCCCTGGCCACCGGCGCGGCGGCGTCCCTGGCCTGCGCCCTGGCCGTCGTGGCACTGTCCCTCTGGCGCGCCGGACGGCATGACGCCCGCACCCTGCTCACGCGGGACTTTGCCTCGGTAGCGCAGGCGTCCCCGCCTGCATCTACCGTAACGCAGGCGTCCCCGCCTGCATCTCCCGTAACGCAGGCGTCCCCGCCTGCATCTCCCGTAACGCAGGCGTCCCCGCCTGCATCCTCATCATCCTGGTTGGCCCGCCTTTCCTGGCTGGGCGTGGCGGTGGCGCTCTCCGGCGCGGCGGCCATCCTGCTCCTCCGGCCCGAGAACCCCTCCGGCGCCTTTTTCGGCATCGGTTTTCTCCTGCTCATGGCCCTGCTCGGGCACTACGCCCGGCTGCTGGGATGGATGGCCCGGCGCCCCGCTCCTGCGCGGCCCCGTTGGTGGAAAACCGCCCTGACCCAGCTCGCGCGGCGGCGCGGGCGCAGCCTCGGCGTCGCCGTCATGACCGCCTGCGGCTGCTTCCTGGTCCTCTCCGTGTCCGCCATGCGCGCCAACATGGCGCTGCACGCGGACGGGCGCGCCTCCGGCACCGGCGGCTTCGGCGTGTACGCCGAGACCACGCTGCCCGTGCGCGGCGAAGCGGCGGCGCTCTTCGGCGCGGAACCCGGCGCGGTGCTGCCCCTGCGAATGCGCGACGGCGAGGACGCGGGCTGCCTGAACCTCAACCGGGCCCAGTCCCCGCGCCTCCTCGGCGTGGACCCCGCACGGCTCGCGGAGAAGGGCGCCTTCGGGCCGCCCGAACTGTGGGCGCTGCTGGATGCGCCCCTAAGCGACGGCGCGATACCCGCGCTGGTGGGCGACTCGGACACCGCCATGTGGGGGCTTCAGGCCGTGACCGACCCCGAGCGCGGCACGACGCTGGAATACCGCGCCGACGACGGGCGCACCGTGCCCGTCCGGCTCGTGGGGCGTCTGCCCATGCGCCTTTCCGTCTTCCAGGGCATGCTCCTCGTGTCCGAGGAAAACTTCACCCGGCTCTACCCCGGCGAGGCGGGACACCGCGCCTTTCTCCTCGACACGCCCTCCGCCGCTGCGGAGGAAACCGCCGCCCGCCTCAACCGCGAACACGCCCGCCTCGGCATCGAGGCCCAGAGCGCCGTGGCCCGCCTGCGCGAATTCTACGCCGTCGAGACCGCCTACCTCGCCATGTTCCTCGTCCTCGGAGGACTCGGCATGGCCCTCGGCGCCGGCGGCGCCGGCGTCGTGGTCCTCCGCAACCTCTTCGAGCGCCGCGCCGAACTCGCCCTGCTCCTCGCGCTGGGGTATACCCCGGCCCGCCTGCGCCTGATGCTGGGCGTGGAGCATGGCGCGCTTGTCGCGGCGGGCATCCTGCTCGGGGCGGCGGCCGCCGCCGTCGCCGTTGTGCCCCTCATTGCCCTCTCCCAGACCACCGTGTCCCCCATTGCCCTGGCGGGAGTCTTCCTCGGCGTCACCGCCGCCTACCTGCTGGCCGTGGCGGTCGCCCTGGCTTTTGGGTTGCGGGGGGTGTCTGTGGGGGATTTGAGGGGGGAGTGA
- a CDS encoding ATP-binding protein, with protein MANGSHITRSLEPVLKRAAAEFPAVVLTGPRQSGKTTLLKRLFGKRFRYVSLEPPDVRAAAVGDPRGFLEMHPAPVIFDEAQHAPELLPYVKERIDADRSRAGQYLLSGSQNMLLMEKVGESLAGRAAVLRLLPLSCREIAGRPRAPLPWEPGRHARPDPALAGAGLWEQFLRGGYPELAANPRRDAALWHASYIQTYLERDVRSLRQVGDLTQFQSFLRALAARSAQLVNLADLGRDLGIAINTVKAWISVLEATHQIIVVRPYFANIGKRLVKTPKVYFMDTGTLCHLTGLSDPAHAAAGPMGGPIMETAVVSEIVKTLAHRGVIPQVYFWRTSAGVEVDVIAETEGRLVPLEVKLSATPRPAMAASIKTFRKDFGDKALPGYVVHPGDTTLPLGEGVTALPFGML; from the coding sequence ATGGCCAATGGAAGCCACATCACACGCTCCCTGGAGCCCGTGCTTAAACGGGCCGCAGCCGAGTTCCCGGCGGTGGTACTGACCGGCCCCCGGCAGTCGGGAAAAACCACCCTGCTTAAACGTCTCTTTGGAAAACGGTTCCGCTATGTTTCTCTGGAACCGCCCGATGTCCGGGCTGCGGCCGTCGGGGACCCCCGCGGATTCCTGGAGATGCACCCGGCGCCGGTCATTTTTGACGAGGCGCAGCACGCCCCGGAACTGCTCCCCTATGTGAAGGAGCGCATAGACGCGGACCGGAGCCGCGCGGGACAGTACCTGCTCAGCGGCTCGCAGAACATGCTGCTGATGGAAAAGGTCGGGGAGTCGCTGGCAGGGCGGGCGGCGGTGCTGCGCCTGCTCCCGTTGTCGTGCCGGGAAATTGCGGGCCGTCCCCGGGCGCCCCTGCCTTGGGAGCCGGGCCGCCATGCCCGCCCGGACCCCGCACTCGCCGGTGCCGGGCTTTGGGAACAGTTTCTCCGGGGCGGGTATCCGGAACTGGCCGCGAATCCGCGGCGCGACGCGGCCCTGTGGCACGCCTCATACATCCAGACCTATCTCGAACGGGATGTCCGCTCACTGCGGCAGGTGGGCGACCTGACCCAGTTTCAGAGTTTTCTCCGGGCGCTGGCGGCGCGCAGCGCCCAGCTCGTCAACCTTGCCGACCTCGGCAGGGACCTCGGCATTGCCATCAACACGGTCAAGGCCTGGATATCCGTCCTCGAGGCCACCCACCAGATCATCGTGGTCCGGCCCTATTTCGCGAACATCGGCAAACGGCTGGTGAAAACCCCCAAGGTCTATTTCATGGACACGGGGACCCTATGCCACCTCACCGGACTCAGCGACCCCGCGCACGCCGCCGCCGGACCCATGGGCGGACCCATCATGGAAACGGCGGTCGTTTCCGAAATCGTGAAGACCCTGGCCCACCGGGGCGTCATCCCGCAGGTCTACTTCTGGCGCACCTCAGCGGGCGTCGAGGTGGATGTCATTGCCGAAACCGAGGGAAGGCTGGTGCCTCTGGAAGTGAAACTGTCTGCGACACCACGACCCGCCATGGCGGCCTCCATCAAGACCTTCAGGAAGGATTTCGGCGACAAAGCCCTGCCAGGCTATGTGGTGCATCCCGGAGACACCACCCTGCCCCTGGGCGAGGGTGTGACGGCGCTGCCTTTCGGGATGCTGTGA
- a CDS encoding glucose-1-phosphate adenylyltransferase: MRGVGAIVLGGGRGTRLYPLTKVRAKPAVPLCGRYRLVDIPLSNCIHSDINRILVLTQFNSHSLNRHIKNTYKFDEFSGGSVEILAAEQTNETGDWFQGTADAVRKHLLHIRQRGLKHFLILSGDQLYRMDYRTLLDTHLKKNADITVSALPVDRKAATGFGVMKVAKNGAIREFVEKPKDKAVLDGLITPQKVFDDFGLKSEGKDYLASMGVYAFKAEVLEEMLLKNLAWVDFGKEIIPNALKGARVFAHMFSGFWEDIGTVRSYFDVSMAMTSADPPFDLHDPDHMIYTHARMLPGVKIVDADVKNAIICSATQIEKAVIHDSIIGIRSRVRPGCVLERTILLGADYFEPNAPPKGQVPIGVGRNTRIRQAIIDHNARIGDNVVIRGSDKLKDYDGDGYVIRDGVVVVFKDATIPSGTHIG; the protein is encoded by the coding sequence CTGAGGGGGGTGGGCGCTATTGTTCTGGGCGGCGGGCGGGGCACGCGCCTGTATCCGCTGACAAAGGTGCGGGCGAAACCCGCCGTGCCCCTCTGCGGACGCTACCGGCTGGTGGACATCCCCCTGAGCAACTGCATCCACTCGGACATCAACCGCATCCTGGTCCTGACGCAGTTCAACAGCCACTCGCTGAACCGGCACATCAAGAACACCTACAAGTTTGACGAGTTCAGCGGCGGCTCCGTCGAGATTCTCGCCGCCGAGCAGACGAACGAGACGGGCGACTGGTTCCAGGGGACTGCGGACGCGGTGCGCAAGCACCTGCTGCACATCCGCCAGCGGGGCCTGAAGCATTTCCTGATCCTTTCGGGCGACCAGTTGTACCGGATGGACTACCGGACCCTGCTGGACACCCACCTGAAAAAGAACGCGGACATCACGGTGTCGGCGCTGCCGGTGGACCGGAAGGCGGCGACGGGTTTCGGCGTGATGAAGGTGGCGAAGAACGGGGCCATCCGCGAGTTTGTGGAGAAGCCGAAGGACAAGGCGGTGCTGGACGGGCTCATCACGCCGCAGAAAGTCTTTGATGATTTCGGGCTAAAGTCGGAGGGCAAGGACTACCTGGCGTCCATGGGCGTGTACGCGTTCAAGGCGGAGGTGCTGGAGGAGATGCTGTTGAAGAACCTGGCCTGGGTGGACTTCGGCAAGGAGATCATCCCGAACGCGCTGAAGGGGGCCCGGGTCTTCGCGCACATGTTCAGCGGCTTCTGGGAGGACATCGGAACGGTACGCTCTTATTTCGACGTGAGCATGGCCATGACCTCGGCGGACCCGCCCTTTGACCTGCACGACCCGGACCACATGATTTACACCCACGCGCGCATGCTGCCCGGCGTGAAGATTGTGGACGCGGACGTGAAAAACGCCATCATCTGCAGCGCGACGCAGATCGAGAAGGCGGTGATCCACGACAGCATCATCGGCATCCGCAGCCGGGTCCGTCCCGGATGCGTCCTCGAGCGGACCATTCTGCTGGGGGCGGACTATTTTGAGCCGAACGCCCCACCCAAGGGCCAGGTCCCCATCGGGGTGGGCCGGAACACGCGCATCCGCCAGGCGATCATAGACCACAACGCCCGCATCGGCGACAATGTGGTGATTCGCGGTTCGGACAAGCTGAAGGACTATGACGGCGACGGCTATGTCATCCGGGACGGCGTGGTGGTGGTCTTCAAGGACGCCACCATCCCGTCCGGAACCCATATCGGATAA